The Sodalis praecaptivus genome includes a region encoding these proteins:
- the treF gene encoding alpha,alpha-trehalase TreF, whose amino-acid sequence MSKSTLPTGRQAAAAADSYARNKAPRPVHHEPKPATISGLPVSDELSPADRYAELFAAVQMSRVFSDSKTFVDCAPKIDPTEILAHYREQARQPGFNLANFVHDNFAAPSVHDSHYVACPQQTLIEHIDGLWEVLTRKPEDHPDQSSLLPLPEPYVVPGGRFAEIYYWDSYFTMLGLSASGRSDLLRNMANNFAYLIDHYGHIPNGNRTYYLSRSQPPVFALMVELFEQEELQAAEHYLPQLLREHGYWMGEAESLRPGEAKRHVVKLPSGEVLNRYWDDRDTPRDESYLEDVKTAQNTSRPANEIYRELRAGAASGWDYSSRWFGSPGNISSIRTTAILPIDLNCFLYKLEATIADLAAKINDQGTANTFSKLAADRRSTIDRLLWDAESGAFYDYDWQLSRRCALSAACVTPLFVGMATQEQSEAVAKNIAEKLLYAGGIMTTLFDNGQQWDKPNGWAPLQWMAIQGLRRFGENDLANTLAERWLAAVGEHYLAQGKLVEKYDISGTSAAKGGGGGEYPLQDGFGWTNGVVRALLVQYPDHAAHRVRARPPADLPVPDRSAGPGAGNNLTTHGPS is encoded by the coding sequence ATTAGCAAATCAACCTTACCAACCGGGAGGCAGGCCGCGGCCGCTGCTGATAGTTATGCCCGAAACAAGGCACCCCGCCCTGTTCACCACGAGCCAAAGCCTGCGACCATCAGCGGGTTGCCGGTGTCGGACGAATTAAGCCCGGCGGATCGCTACGCGGAACTGTTTGCCGCGGTGCAGATGTCGCGAGTGTTTAGCGATAGTAAGACATTTGTCGACTGCGCGCCGAAAATTGATCCCACAGAGATCCTGGCCCATTACCGCGAACAAGCGCGCCAGCCCGGTTTCAATCTGGCCAATTTTGTGCATGATAACTTTGCAGCGCCCTCCGTCCATGACAGCCATTATGTCGCTTGTCCGCAGCAAACCCTTATCGAACATATCGACGGCTTGTGGGAGGTCCTGACCCGCAAACCGGAGGACCATCCTGACCAATCCTCGTTACTGCCGCTGCCGGAACCCTATGTAGTCCCGGGCGGACGTTTTGCAGAGATCTATTATTGGGATTCCTATTTCACCATGTTAGGTTTGTCCGCCAGCGGACGAAGCGATCTGCTGCGCAATATGGCTAACAATTTTGCCTATCTTATCGACCATTACGGACACATTCCCAACGGCAACCGCACCTATTATCTAAGTCGTTCCCAGCCGCCGGTATTTGCCCTGATGGTGGAACTGTTTGAGCAAGAGGAGTTGCAGGCGGCCGAGCATTATCTGCCGCAATTACTCAGAGAACATGGGTACTGGATGGGCGAGGCCGAGTCTCTCAGACCGGGTGAGGCGAAACGACATGTTGTCAAACTCCCCAGCGGCGAGGTGCTAAACCGGTATTGGGACGATCGTGATACCCCTCGGGATGAATCGTACCTAGAGGATGTGAAGACAGCGCAAAATACCTCGCGGCCGGCTAATGAGATTTACCGTGAATTGCGCGCCGGCGCGGCCTCAGGTTGGGACTATTCATCTCGCTGGTTCGGTTCACCCGGAAATATCAGCAGCATTCGCACCACCGCTATCCTACCCATCGATCTTAATTGTTTTTTGTATAAGCTTGAAGCCACCATTGCCGATCTCGCCGCCAAAATCAACGATCAAGGTACGGCGAATACATTCAGCAAACTGGCGGCCGACCGCCGCTCAACTATCGACCGTCTGCTATGGGATGCTGAAAGCGGGGCCTTTTACGATTACGATTGGCAACTTTCACGCCGCTGCGCCCTGTCGGCCGCCTGTGTCACACCACTGTTTGTCGGCATGGCGACGCAGGAGCAATCTGAGGCGGTGGCAAAAAACATTGCCGAAAAATTATTATACGCGGGCGGCATCATGACCACATTGTTCGACAATGGACAGCAATGGGATAAACCCAACGGCTGGGCGCCCCTGCAGTGGATGGCCATTCAAGGATTGAGGCGTTTTGGCGAAAACGATCTGGCCAACACCCTTGCCGAACGTTGGCTTGCCGCCGTCGGCGAGCACTACCTCGCCCAGGGCAAACTGGTGGAGAAATATGACATTTCCGGCACGTCAGCCGCCAAAGGCGGCGGTGGCGGGGAATACCCGCTACAGGACGGATTTGGCTGGACCAATGGCGTGGTACGCGCGTTATTGGTCCAATATCCAGACCATGCCGCCCACCGGGTCCGAGCCCGTCCGCCTGCCGATTTACCGGTCCCCGATAGGAGCGCCGGACCTGGCGCCGGCAATAACCTTACTACCCACGGCCCATCGTAA
- a CDS encoding SDR family NAD(P)-dependent oxidoreductase, whose protein sequence is MQNLQGKVALITGSAQGIGKAIAIRLAQEGADIVIVDRMDDDRAEEVLSEIKALGRRVVIDAGDIGKVTDNQRIINDSAAQLGPIDILVNNAGIEHNASFTDISETDYDAVMNVNLKGTFFITQAFVQHLRTDKRQGRIINISSVHEELPFPHFTTYCASKGGLKMLMRNLAIELAPFGITVNNIAPGAIETPINTRLLNSPELLMALIGNIPLGRLGKPEDVAGMVAYLAGPDAAYVTGATLVIDGGLLWNYSEQ, encoded by the coding sequence ATGCAAAACCTGCAAGGAAAAGTCGCTTTGATCACCGGTAGCGCGCAAGGAATAGGTAAAGCCATCGCGATACGTCTGGCGCAAGAAGGCGCAGATATTGTCATCGTGGACCGCATGGACGATGACCGGGCTGAAGAGGTTTTATCGGAGATCAAGGCTCTTGGCCGCCGGGTGGTGATCGACGCGGGAGATATCGGCAAGGTCACCGATAATCAGCGAATTATTAACGATAGCGCTGCCCAGTTGGGACCGATTGATATCTTGGTGAACAATGCTGGTATCGAGCACAACGCCTCGTTCACCGATATTTCGGAAACAGACTATGACGCGGTGATGAACGTTAACCTGAAGGGAACATTTTTCATTACCCAGGCGTTTGTACAGCATTTGCGTACCGATAAGCGTCAAGGTCGTATTATCAATATTAGTTCAGTGCATGAAGAGCTACCCTTTCCGCATTTCACTACTTACTGCGCCTCCAAGGGCGGTCTAAAAATGCTGATGCGCAATCTGGCCATTGAGTTGGCGCCCTTTGGTATCACGGTCAACAATATTGCTCCTGGCGCCATTGAAACACCCATCAATACCCGGTTGTTGAACAGTCCTGAATTGCTCATGGCGCTGATCGGTAACATCCCGCTAGGACGCTTGGGTAAACCGGAAGATGTAGCCGGAATGGTAGCTTATCTGGCGGGCCCGGATGCCGCCTATGTCACCGGCGCAACCTTGGTTATCGACGGCGGCTTGCTATGGAATTATTCCGAGCAATAA
- a CDS encoding lytic polysaccharide monooxygenase: MNRFMLASLLLVPSLAVMAESSPITPLHGYVSIPASRAFLCSQGINSDCGQVKYEPQSVEGPKGFPDRGPKDGKIASGENPNFPQLNEQSVDRWHHVDLNAADTTFTWTLTAPHRTTSWKFFITKPDWNPEKPLTRADFILTPFCERFDEGAMPKNKVEIDCNIPTRTGYHIILGAWDIADTGNAFYQVIDANITAKRD; the protein is encoded by the coding sequence ATGAATAGATTTATGCTAGCATCATTACTTTTAGTCCCAAGTCTCGCGGTTATGGCCGAAAGTAGTCCAATCACTCCTCTACACGGCTATGTATCCATTCCCGCCAGCAGAGCTTTTTTATGTAGCCAAGGCATTAACTCAGATTGCGGGCAGGTGAAATATGAGCCACAATCGGTAGAAGGCCCCAAAGGTTTTCCGGATAGAGGGCCAAAGGATGGGAAAATAGCCAGCGGTGAAAATCCTAATTTCCCCCAATTGAATGAACAATCAGTTGACCGCTGGCATCATGTCGATCTAAATGCAGCTGATACCACTTTCACATGGACACTGACTGCCCCGCATAGAACCACCTCATGGAAATTCTTTATTACTAAACCTGATTGGAATCCTGAGAAACCATTAACGCGTGCCGACTTTATTTTAACCCCGTTCTGCGAGAGATTTGATGAAGGCGCCATGCCTAAAAACAAGGTTGAAATTGATTGCAATATCCCAACACGTACTGGATATCATATCATTCTCGGCGCCTGGGACATTGCCGATACAGGGAATGCTTTTTACCAGGTTATTGATGCCAATATTACAGCCAAGAGGGATTGA